A genomic region of Conger conger chromosome 6, fConCon1.1, whole genome shotgun sequence contains the following coding sequences:
- the LOC133130505 gene encoding gastrula zinc finger protein XlCGF26.1-like: MSSCASFQGQVASIMEVLAKTAVAEITKLVDDVSAALRLEMCRSQRENEGLKTKLLLMEGELRSVRGYGEGTPGSSLNISFEVQVCDEFTEALRPKVAGKGSVSAAERVLDERLSAPLTRDDQNLPVDNKEATNDAFHIKFEPVDGEQDWSESLLLREDRLEEDPKSSQSQAEQKISEENTCGQYDGSARCEASSDTSAEAKSPCRTEGQEEEFICTRCGKTFPDALELKTHKEQHSAGKRFSCSECGKGFTSSSVLEKHKLVHSRVKPFTCSVCGKSFSQSHILKAHESTHTGQKQHACVECRKCFRYKCLLKAHQRVHTREKPFTCEQCGKGFSRKNGLKTHQVTHTGEKHFSCTVCNKSFYKLSHLVSHQRVHTGEKPFICEQCGRCFSQKSNLKIHQVTHTGEKCFSCKVCNKSFSQLTHLVSHQRIHTGEKPFTCEQCGKCFSQKYNLKTHQVTHTGEKCFSCTVCNKSFAYLSVLKKHQRGHTGENCFICALCKKVLTTKRSLKSHQCPHRRETIPQVVGRTLLD; encoded by the exons ATGTCGTCTTGTGCTTCTTTTCAGGGTCAGGTGGCCTCCATCATGGAGGTTTTGGCGAAAACGGCAGTAGCAGAAATTACTAAGCTAGTCGATGATGTGTCTGCTGCCTTGCGACTGGAGATGTGCAGAAGCCAAAGAGAGAACGAAGGGCTAAAAACGAAGTTActgctgatggagggagagctcAGGTCTGTGCGAGGATACGGAGAGGGAACGCCGGGCAGTTCTCTCAACATCTCTTTTGAAGTTCAGGTTTGTGATGAATTCACAGAAGCACTAAGAC CTAAGGTTGCAGGGAAAGGAAGCGTTTCTGCCGCTGAGAGAGTCTTGGACGAGCGATTGAGTGCACCTCTGACCAGAGACGACCAGAACCTCCCAGTGGATAATAAAGAGGCTACAAACGATGCTTTTCATATCAAGTTCGAG cCTGTAGATGGGGAGCAGGATTGGTCTGAATCTCTGCTGCTCAGGGAGGATAGGCTGGAAGAGGATCCaaagagcagccaatcacaggcggAACAGAAGATCAGTGAGGAGAATACCTGTG GACAGTATGATGGAAGCGCCCGGTGTGAGGCAAGTTCTGACACGTCAGCAGAAGCAAAGAGTCCCTGCAGAACTgagggacaggaggaggagttCATCTGCACACGCTGTGGGAAGACGTTCCCGGACGCTCTTGAACTGAAGACGCACAAGGAGCAGCACAGCGCGGGGAAACGGTTCAGCTGTTCAGAGTGCGGCAAGGGTTTCACTTCCTCCAGCGTCCTGGAGAAGCACAAGCTGGTTCACAGCAGGGTGAAACCGTTCACCTGCTCTGTGTGCGGCAAGAGCTTCTCCCAGTCACACATCCTTAAAGCGCACGAAAGCACTCACACAGGGCAGAAACAGCACGCTTGTGTGGAGTGCAGAAAATGCTTCAGGTACAAATGCTTGCTAAAGGCCCACCAGCGTGTTCATACCAGAGAGAAACCTTTcacttgtgagcagtgtggaaaggGCTTCTCCCGGAAGAATGGTCTTAAAACTCACCAGGTGACTCACACAGGAGAAAAGCActtcagctgcacagtgtgCAATAAGAGCTTTTACAAACTAAGTCATCTTGTATCTCACCAAAGGGTCCACACGGGGGAGAAACCGTTCAtttgtgagcagtgtggaaggTGCTTCTCCCAGAAGAGCAATCTTAAAATTCACCAGGTGACTCACACAGGCGAGAAATGCTTCAGCTGCAAAGTGTGCAATAAGAGCTTTTCCCAACTAACTCATCTTGTATCTCACCAAAGGATCCACACGGGGGAGAAACCGTTtacttgtgagcagtgtggaaagtgcttctcCCAGAAGTACAATCTTAAAACTCACCAGGTtactcacacaggagagaaatgcttcagctgcacagtgtgCAATAAGAGCTTTGCCTATCTCAGTGTTCTTAAGAAACATCAGAGAGGCCACACTGGGGAGAATTGCTTTATTTGTGCACTGTGCAAAAAGGTTTTGACCACTAAACGTAGTCTCAAATCTCACCAGTgtccacacaggagagaaactaTACCTCAGGTTGTGGGAAGAACTTTGCTCGACTAA